A window from Vespa velutina chromosome 13, iVesVel2.1, whole genome shotgun sequence encodes these proteins:
- the LOC124953731 gene encoding ribonuclease 3 isoform X2 has translation MANLPPNTGQQYFWNSGITQMQNVGYYSIPSSNFPPPNFNQPPPSFPPTNFNQPPPSYNMPVTAMPEDKPTNQFMSFHTVPSTYQDNTATTYTDDSFSNQSTTQCNKNYYPSSFSQSENFNTENFNSNWNTRNIYTDNFNNEWNTNSSSSWSTMQNNATSWSEANISQKESQMVLESSQKNKTSEWRYNGISESSRSHTSNRKRSKTPENRSRSSRSPRRSRYEEQRDKYKYKRDRSSSRDYSHDNGDSKRRCSYRRYSSHVSSSERSYVSSRSRRRSRSPDYRSSKTVSPNSSSSVLKTKCPTERELLLEKYRRNYCATSKDMERKMDELSAMGPEGIMENERKIWTRTAPADLYYTRDDTNPKIMKGTQKLRDLCDLFKEILIDRAAAARALQPPYEPPPRKTKARLCKHKSEACSSSSSDSDSSMDEDDRTMEELMTKKQHPQRLHPEMWFNDPGEMNDGPLCRCSAKSRRSGIRHGIYAGEGAINKCNLNSNNADKLYHYRITISPPTNFLTKTPTIIKHDEHEFIFEGFSMLSHFPLVKLPTCKVIRFNIEYTILYIDEKLPENFTIQELDYFHPEDLPRLIEMPQYKWQNFADEVKGMVVTYPGKKPCSVRVDQLDRNQVDQPPGVIGYPEIVHFGIRPPQLSYAGNADYQKAWRDYVKFRHLLVNMPKPSFEDKRKLEAKENKLQELRTQSKMKRNVTVDVSSEGFYRTGIMCDIVQHAMLIPVLVCHLRFHKSLDNLERTLGYEFKNRYLLQLALTHPSYRENFGTNPDHARNSLTNCGIRQPEYGDRRIHYMNTRKRGINTLINIMSRFGARRETESSIAHNERLEFLGDAVVEFLTSIHLFHMFPDLEEGGLATYRAAIVQNQHLAVLAKKLNLEEYMLYAHGSDLCHDLELRHAMANCFEALMGSLFLDGGIEVADRIFGETLFKDEEDLAKIWVNYPKHPLQEQEPTGDRQWIPSFELLQKLTKFEESIGIEFSHIRLLARAFTDRSIGYTNLTLGSNQRLEFLGDTVLQLIVSEYLYKFFPEHHEGHLSLLRSSLVNNKTQAVVCDDLGMTKYALYGNPKAELKTKDRADLLEAFLGALYVDKGLEYCHVFCDVCFFPRLQDFIMNQDWNDPKSKLQQCCLTLRTMDGGEPDIPVYKVIECKGPTNTRVYTVAVYFQGKRLAKASGHSIQEAEMNSAKEALEKSQDLFPQLDHQKRVIAKSMKMQQWPNKHKMKDKFTRFSDRSDDSDSSQHRKRSHSKT, from the exons ATGGCAAACCTTCCACCAAATACTGGACAGCAGTACTTTTGGAATTCCGGCATTACACAAATGCAAAATGTAGGATATTATTCTATACCGTCATCGAATTTTCCACCTCCTAATTTTAATCAACCACCGCCAAGTTTCCCTCCAACTAATTTTAATCAGCCTCCGCCTTCTTATAATATGCCAGTTACGGCTATGCCAGAAGACAAGCCAACGAATCAATTTATGTCATTTCATACTGTTCCTTCTACGTATCAAGATAATACAGCTACCACATATACAGATGATTCGTTTTCGAATCAATCAACAACGCAATGCAATAAGAATTATTACCCATCGTCATTTTCTCAATCTGAGAATTTTAAtacagaaaattttaattcaaattggaatactagaaatatatatactgataattttaataatgaatggAATACTAATAGCTCATCAAGTTGGTCAACAATGCAAAATAATGCTACATCTTGGTCTGAAGCTAATATATCACAAAAAGAAAGTCAAATGGTTTTGGAAAGTtcacaaaaaaacaaaacgtcTGAATGGAGATATAACGGTATATCTGAATCATCCAGAAGTCATACAAGTAATAGAAAACGTTCTAAAACTCCTGAAAATAGATCTAGATCTAGTAGATCACCGCGTAGATCACGATATGAAGAGCAAAgggacaaatataaatataaaagagatagatcaAGTTCAAGAGATTATTCTCATGATAATGGAGATTCCAAACGAAGATGTTCATATAGAAGATATAGCAGTCATGTATCATCCTCTGAAAGATCATACGTAAGTagcagaagcagaagaagatcAAGATCTCCAGATTATCGATCCTCTAAAACAGTTAGTCCAAATAGTAGTAGTTCAGTGTTGAAAACAAAGTGTCCAACTGAACGAGAATTATTACTAGAAAAATATAG gCGAAATTATTGCGCGACCAGCAAAgatatggaaagaaaaatggatgaATTATCGGCAATGGGTCCAGAAGGTATAATGGAAAACGAACGTAAAATTTGGACTCGTACTGCACCAgcagatttatattatacaagagATGATACTAATCCAAAAATAATGAAGGGGACACAAAAATTGCGTGATTTATgcgatttatttaaagaaatactTATAGATAGAGCAGCAGCAGCACGTGCATTACAG cCTCCATATGAGCCACCACCAAGAAAAACTAAAGCACGTCTTTGTAAGCATAAATCAGAAGCTTGTAGTAGTTCATCATCAGACAGCGACAGTTCTATGGATGAGGATGACAGAACAATGGAAGAATTAATGACCAAGAAGCAACATCCTCAAAGATTACATCCTGAAATGTGGTTTAATGATCCTGGAGAG ATGAATGATGGACCATTATGTAGATGTAGTGCCAAATCACGAAGATCTGGTATAAGGCATGGAATTTATGCTGGCGAAGGcgcaataaataaatgcaatcTGAACTCAAATAATGccgataaattatatcattatcgaATTACAATCAGTCCTCCAACTAATTTTCTTACTAAAACTCCAACAATTATAAAACACGATGaacatgaatttatatttgaagGATTTTCTATGTTATCGCACTTTCCTCTTGTAAAATTACCAACATGCAAAGTAATAAGATTTAACATAGAATACACAATTCTCTATATAGATGAAAAATTGCCTGAAAATTTTACTATACAAGAATTGGATTATTTTC ATCCAGAAGATCTACCTAGGTTAATTGAAATGCCGCAATATAAATGGCAAAATTTTGCCGACGAAGTAAAAGGAATGGTTGTAACATATCCTGGAAAGAAACCATGTAGTGTTCGTGTGGATCAACTAGATAGAAATCAAGTTGATCAACCGCCAGGAGTAATTGGTTATCCTGAAATTGTACATTTTGGTATAAGACCACCACAGCTTAGTTATGCTGGAAATGCGGA tTACCAAAAAGCATGGAGAGATTACGTTAAATTTCGGCATTTATTAGTTAACATGCCTAAACCATCTTTTGAGGATAAGAGAAAACTCGAAgcaaaagagaataaattacAAGAGTTAAGAACACaaagtaaaatgaaacgtAATGTAACCGTTGATGTAAGCTCTGAAGGTTTTTATAGGACAGGCATTATGTGTGACATAGTACAACATGCTATGTTAATACCTGTACTTGTATGTCACTTAAGATTTCATAAATCTTTGGATAATCTTGAACGTACATTGGGTTATGagtttaaaaatagatatctTCTTCAACTTGCTTTAACTCATCCCAGTTATCGGGAAAACTTTGGTACAAATCCAGATCATGCTAGAAATTCATTAACTAATTGTGGAATAAGACAGCCAGAATATGGCGATCGTCGAATACATTATATGAATACACGTAAACGTggtataaatacattaataaatataatgtcaaGATTTGGGGCAAGACGAGAAACAGAATCTTCTATAGCACATAATGAAAGATTAGAATTTCTTGGAGATGCAGTTGTTGAATTTCTAACATCCATTCATCTTTTTCACATGTTTCCTGATTTAGAGGAAGGCGGATTAGCTACATATAGAGCAGCAATTGTGCAGAATCAACATCTTGCTGTTTTGGCAAAAAAACTTAATTTAGAAGAATATATGCTTTATGCGCATGGCAGTGATCTATGTCATGATTTAGAATTAAGACATGCGATGGCAAATTGTTTTGAAGCACTTATGGGTTCATTATTTCTTGATGGAGGAATAGAAGTTGCGGACAGAATTTTTGGTGAAACTCTTTtcaaagatgaagaagatctTGCCAAAATTTGGGTGAATTATCCTAAACATCCTTTGCAGGAACAGGAACCAACAGGTGATAGACAATGGATTCCAAGCTTTGAATTACTACAG aaattaacgaAATTTGAAGAATCTATTGGTATAGAATTCAGTCATATTCGTCTCTTAGCAAGAGCATTTACTGATCGTAGTATCGGATATACAAATTTAACACTTGGTTCAAATCAACGTTTAGAATTCTTAGGAGATACAGTCCTCCAACTTATAGTTTCAGAATATTTGTACAAGTTTTTTCCTGAACATCATGAAGGACACTTATCT CTTCTAAGAAGTTCgcttgtaaataataaaacacaaGCAGTTGTATGCGATGATTTAGGAATGACAAAGTATGCTCTTTATGGAAATCCAAAAGCTGAATTAAAAACTAAAGATAGAGCAGATTTATTAGAAGCTTTTTTAGGAGCTTTATATGTTGACAAAGGTTTAGAATATTGTCATGTTTTCTGTGATGTATGCTTCTTTCCACGATTAcaagattttattatgaatcaAGATTGGAATGATCCTAAGAGCAAATTACAACAATGTTGTTTAACTTTAAGAACAATGGATGGTGGTGAACCAGACATACCAGTATACAA aGTAATTGAGTGTAAGGGACCAACAAATACAAGAGTTTATACAGTTGCTGTGTATTTTCAAGGAAAAAGATTAGCTAAGGCATCAGGACATAGTATTCAAGAAGCAGAAATGAATTCTGCTAAAGAAGCCCTTGAGAAAAGCCAAg ATCTATTTCCACAATTAGATCATCAGAAGAGAGTAATAGCAAAAAGTATGAAGATGCAACAATGGCCAAATAAGcacaaaatgaaagataaatttacTAGATTCAGTGATAGATCTGATGATTCAGATTCTAGCCAACATCGTAAAAGAAGTCATAGTAAAACATAA
- the LOC124953731 gene encoding ribonuclease 3 isoform X1: MANLPPNTGQQYFWNSGITQMQNVGYYSIPSSNFPPPNFNQPPPSFPPTNFNQPPPSYNMPVTAMPEDKPTNQFMSFHTVPSTYQDNTATTYTDDSFSNQSTTQCNKNYYPSSFSQSENFNTENFNSNWNTRNIYTDNFNNEWNTNSSSSWSTMQNNATSWSEANISQKESQMVLESSQKNKTSEWRYNGISESSRSHTSNRKRSKTPENRSRSSRSPRRSRYEEQRDKYKYKRDRSSSRDYSHDNGDSKRRCSYRRYSSHVSSSERSYVSSRSRRRSRSPDYRSSKTVSPNSSSSVLKTKCPTERELLLEKYRRNYCATSKDMERKMDELSAMGPEGIMENERKIWTRTAPADLYYTRDDTNPKIMKGTQKLRDLCDLFKEILIDRAAAARALQPPYEPPPRKTKARLCKHKSEACSSSSSDSDSSMDEDDRTMEELMTKKQHPQRLHPEMWFNDPGEMNDGPLCRCSAKSRRSGIRHGIYAGEGAINKCNLNSNNADKLYHYRITISPPTNFLTKTPTIIKHDEHEFIFEGFSMLSHFPLVKLPTCKVIRFNIEYTILYIDEKLPENFTIQELDYFQTYLFWEILELVDFDLQAAQDKSGCGQFHFMPRFVRDLADNGQEILSMNEVLNYLIKSSTLLIDPEDLPRLIEMPQYKWQNFADEVKGMVVTYPGKKPCSVRVDQLDRNQVDQPPGVIGYPEIVHFGIRPPQLSYAGNADYQKAWRDYVKFRHLLVNMPKPSFEDKRKLEAKENKLQELRTQSKMKRNVTVDVSSEGFYRTGIMCDIVQHAMLIPVLVCHLRFHKSLDNLERTLGYEFKNRYLLQLALTHPSYRENFGTNPDHARNSLTNCGIRQPEYGDRRIHYMNTRKRGINTLINIMSRFGARRETESSIAHNERLEFLGDAVVEFLTSIHLFHMFPDLEEGGLATYRAAIVQNQHLAVLAKKLNLEEYMLYAHGSDLCHDLELRHAMANCFEALMGSLFLDGGIEVADRIFGETLFKDEEDLAKIWVNYPKHPLQEQEPTGDRQWIPSFELLQKLTKFEESIGIEFSHIRLLARAFTDRSIGYTNLTLGSNQRLEFLGDTVLQLIVSEYLYKFFPEHHEGHLSLLRSSLVNNKTQAVVCDDLGMTKYALYGNPKAELKTKDRADLLEAFLGALYVDKGLEYCHVFCDVCFFPRLQDFIMNQDWNDPKSKLQQCCLTLRTMDGGEPDIPVYKVIECKGPTNTRVYTVAVYFQGKRLAKASGHSIQEAEMNSAKEALEKSQDLFPQLDHQKRVIAKSMKMQQWPNKHKMKDKFTRFSDRSDDSDSSQHRKRSHSKT; the protein is encoded by the exons ATGGCAAACCTTCCACCAAATACTGGACAGCAGTACTTTTGGAATTCCGGCATTACACAAATGCAAAATGTAGGATATTATTCTATACCGTCATCGAATTTTCCACCTCCTAATTTTAATCAACCACCGCCAAGTTTCCCTCCAACTAATTTTAATCAGCCTCCGCCTTCTTATAATATGCCAGTTACGGCTATGCCAGAAGACAAGCCAACGAATCAATTTATGTCATTTCATACTGTTCCTTCTACGTATCAAGATAATACAGCTACCACATATACAGATGATTCGTTTTCGAATCAATCAACAACGCAATGCAATAAGAATTATTACCCATCGTCATTTTCTCAATCTGAGAATTTTAAtacagaaaattttaattcaaattggaatactagaaatatatatactgataattttaataatgaatggAATACTAATAGCTCATCAAGTTGGTCAACAATGCAAAATAATGCTACATCTTGGTCTGAAGCTAATATATCACAAAAAGAAAGTCAAATGGTTTTGGAAAGTtcacaaaaaaacaaaacgtcTGAATGGAGATATAACGGTATATCTGAATCATCCAGAAGTCATACAAGTAATAGAAAACGTTCTAAAACTCCTGAAAATAGATCTAGATCTAGTAGATCACCGCGTAGATCACGATATGAAGAGCAAAgggacaaatataaatataaaagagatagatcaAGTTCAAGAGATTATTCTCATGATAATGGAGATTCCAAACGAAGATGTTCATATAGAAGATATAGCAGTCATGTATCATCCTCTGAAAGATCATACGTAAGTagcagaagcagaagaagatcAAGATCTCCAGATTATCGATCCTCTAAAACAGTTAGTCCAAATAGTAGTAGTTCAGTGTTGAAAACAAAGTGTCCAACTGAACGAGAATTATTACTAGAAAAATATAG gCGAAATTATTGCGCGACCAGCAAAgatatggaaagaaaaatggatgaATTATCGGCAATGGGTCCAGAAGGTATAATGGAAAACGAACGTAAAATTTGGACTCGTACTGCACCAgcagatttatattatacaagagATGATACTAATCCAAAAATAATGAAGGGGACACAAAAATTGCGTGATTTATgcgatttatttaaagaaatactTATAGATAGAGCAGCAGCAGCACGTGCATTACAG cCTCCATATGAGCCACCACCAAGAAAAACTAAAGCACGTCTTTGTAAGCATAAATCAGAAGCTTGTAGTAGTTCATCATCAGACAGCGACAGTTCTATGGATGAGGATGACAGAACAATGGAAGAATTAATGACCAAGAAGCAACATCCTCAAAGATTACATCCTGAAATGTGGTTTAATGATCCTGGAGAG ATGAATGATGGACCATTATGTAGATGTAGTGCCAAATCACGAAGATCTGGTATAAGGCATGGAATTTATGCTGGCGAAGGcgcaataaataaatgcaatcTGAACTCAAATAATGccgataaattatatcattatcgaATTACAATCAGTCCTCCAACTAATTTTCTTACTAAAACTCCAACAATTATAAAACACGATGaacatgaatttatatttgaagGATTTTCTATGTTATCGCACTTTCCTCTTGTAAAATTACCAACATGCAAAGTAATAAGATTTAACATAGAATACACAATTCTCTATATAGATGAAAAATTGCCTGAAAATTTTACTATACAAGAATTGGATTATTTTC aaacataTTTATTCTGGGAAATATTAGAGCTTGTAGATTTTGATTTACAAGCTGCCCAAGATAAATCTGGCTGTGGACAATTTCACTTTATGCCAAGATTTGTACGTGATTTAGCAGATAATGGGCAAGAAATTTTATCTATGAATGaagttttaaattatttaataaaaagtagtACTCTTTTAATAGATCCAGAAGATCTACCTAGGTTAATTGAAATGCCGCAATATAAATGGCAAAATTTTGCCGACGAAGTAAAAGGAATGGTTGTAACATATCCTGGAAAGAAACCATGTAGTGTTCGTGTGGATCAACTAGATAGAAATCAAGTTGATCAACCGCCAGGAGTAATTGGTTATCCTGAAATTGTACATTTTGGTATAAGACCACCACAGCTTAGTTATGCTGGAAATGCGGA tTACCAAAAAGCATGGAGAGATTACGTTAAATTTCGGCATTTATTAGTTAACATGCCTAAACCATCTTTTGAGGATAAGAGAAAACTCGAAgcaaaagagaataaattacAAGAGTTAAGAACACaaagtaaaatgaaacgtAATGTAACCGTTGATGTAAGCTCTGAAGGTTTTTATAGGACAGGCATTATGTGTGACATAGTACAACATGCTATGTTAATACCTGTACTTGTATGTCACTTAAGATTTCATAAATCTTTGGATAATCTTGAACGTACATTGGGTTATGagtttaaaaatagatatctTCTTCAACTTGCTTTAACTCATCCCAGTTATCGGGAAAACTTTGGTACAAATCCAGATCATGCTAGAAATTCATTAACTAATTGTGGAATAAGACAGCCAGAATATGGCGATCGTCGAATACATTATATGAATACACGTAAACGTggtataaatacattaataaatataatgtcaaGATTTGGGGCAAGACGAGAAACAGAATCTTCTATAGCACATAATGAAAGATTAGAATTTCTTGGAGATGCAGTTGTTGAATTTCTAACATCCATTCATCTTTTTCACATGTTTCCTGATTTAGAGGAAGGCGGATTAGCTACATATAGAGCAGCAATTGTGCAGAATCAACATCTTGCTGTTTTGGCAAAAAAACTTAATTTAGAAGAATATATGCTTTATGCGCATGGCAGTGATCTATGTCATGATTTAGAATTAAGACATGCGATGGCAAATTGTTTTGAAGCACTTATGGGTTCATTATTTCTTGATGGAGGAATAGAAGTTGCGGACAGAATTTTTGGTGAAACTCTTTtcaaagatgaagaagatctTGCCAAAATTTGGGTGAATTATCCTAAACATCCTTTGCAGGAACAGGAACCAACAGGTGATAGACAATGGATTCCAAGCTTTGAATTACTACAG aaattaacgaAATTTGAAGAATCTATTGGTATAGAATTCAGTCATATTCGTCTCTTAGCAAGAGCATTTACTGATCGTAGTATCGGATATACAAATTTAACACTTGGTTCAAATCAACGTTTAGAATTCTTAGGAGATACAGTCCTCCAACTTATAGTTTCAGAATATTTGTACAAGTTTTTTCCTGAACATCATGAAGGACACTTATCT CTTCTAAGAAGTTCgcttgtaaataataaaacacaaGCAGTTGTATGCGATGATTTAGGAATGACAAAGTATGCTCTTTATGGAAATCCAAAAGCTGAATTAAAAACTAAAGATAGAGCAGATTTATTAGAAGCTTTTTTAGGAGCTTTATATGTTGACAAAGGTTTAGAATATTGTCATGTTTTCTGTGATGTATGCTTCTTTCCACGATTAcaagattttattatgaatcaAGATTGGAATGATCCTAAGAGCAAATTACAACAATGTTGTTTAACTTTAAGAACAATGGATGGTGGTGAACCAGACATACCAGTATACAA aGTAATTGAGTGTAAGGGACCAACAAATACAAGAGTTTATACAGTTGCTGTGTATTTTCAAGGAAAAAGATTAGCTAAGGCATCAGGACATAGTATTCAAGAAGCAGAAATGAATTCTGCTAAAGAAGCCCTTGAGAAAAGCCAAg ATCTATTTCCACAATTAGATCATCAGAAGAGAGTAATAGCAAAAAGTATGAAGATGCAACAATGGCCAAATAAGcacaaaatgaaagataaatttacTAGATTCAGTGATAGATCTGATGATTCAGATTCTAGCCAACATCGTAAAAGAAGTCATAGTAAAACATAA
- the LOC124953977 gene encoding mitochondrial mRNA pseudouridine synthase Trub2, with the protein MMFPIPAKHISCKASVVWNLLNGVFVIYKPALTHYLAVRETIIKHLCTDLNEMEVRPPDNYVMIEGKTNEKLEVVVRPNYGDNQLVVGPRYQPSDISFSSANHLYTDSCGVLICGINSGNLLIKKIRESKPSRCYRLKGILGQATNNHFKTGKIVEKSTYNHVRRTNIDKICASMQSSHQKKMFELCGVDIQSQTAYELAVQGLIRPANSEIPVLYEIKCINFEPPEFTLEIVCINENEQYLKTLIHELGLELRSTATCTQIQCFKYGLFELQHALLSKKWDIISILENMKVCEKILKENDYLINQTSPILINNNE; encoded by the exons ATGATGTTTCCAATACCTGCCAAACATATATCATGTAAAGCGAGCGTGGTTTGGAATTTATTAAATGgtgtatttgttatatataaaccAGCATTAACACATTATTTAGCTGTACgagaaactataataaaacatttatgtaCAG atttaaatgaaatggaaGTTAGACCACCTGATAATTATGTAATGATTGAAGGAAAGACAAATGAAAAACTTGAAGTTGTTGTCCGTCCTAATTATGGTGATAATCAACTAGTTGTTGGACCTCGTTATCAACCTAGTGATATTAGTTTTTCTTCTGCAAATCATTTATACACAGATAGTTGTGGTGTTTTAATATGCGGTATTAACAGtggtaatttattaataaagaaaattagagaATCAAAACCTTCACGATGCTATAGACTCAAAGGAATCTTAGGCCAGGCaacaaataatcattttaaaacaGGTAAAATAGTAGAAAAATCTACATATAACCATGTCAGAAGAACCAATATTGACAAAATATGTGCCTCGATGCAATCTTCTcatcaaaagaaaatgtttga attatGTGGAGTAGATATACAAAGTCAAACTGCATATGAATTAGCAGTACAGGGTTTAATTAGACCAGCTAATTCCGAAATTCctgtattatatgaaataaaatgtataaattttgaaCCTCCTGAATTCACACTTG aaattgtTTGCATCAATGAAAATgagcaatatttaaaaacgttAATTCACGAATTAGGTTTAGAACTTCGTTCTACAGCTACTTGTACACAAATACAATGTTTTAAATATGGATTATTTGAACTACAACATGCATTATTGTCTAAAAAGTGggatataatatctattctagaaaatatgaaagtatgtgaaaaaatattaaaggaaaatgattatttaataaaccaAACTAGTCCCatcttgataaataataatgaataa